One region of Trichosurus vulpecula isolate mTriVul1 chromosome 1, mTriVul1.pri, whole genome shotgun sequence genomic DNA includes:
- the DUS3L gene encoding tRNA-dihydrouridine(47) synthase [NAD(P)(+)]-like isoform X2, translating into MAEETLAPLGGVVDTGPSERGVAPIKPQYLTTKEQFHTFLETRGKSTGDQAVGEPDSDRAETRSSVCCDSSEPGAKRLKLDDGKVEGLERQPSGVGEGEPQQKKKVRGQNKSRPHMKPTRYDDNRLCPSLVQLSIQNKLYLAPLTTCGNLPFRRICKQFGADVTCGEMAVCTNLLQGQSSEWALLKRHHTEDLFGVQLEGAFPDTMTKCAELLNRTVEVDFVDINVGCPIDLVYKKGGGCALMNRSNKFEQIVRGMNQVLDVPLTVKIRTGVQEKVNLAHRLLPELREWGVALATLHGRSREQRYTKGADWQYIQHCVDVASPMPLFGNGDILSYEDANLALRTGVSGIMIARGALIKPWLFTEIKEQRHWDISSGERFNILRDFTNYGLEHWGSDTQGVEKTRKFLLEWLSFLCRYIPVGLLEHLPQKINERPPYYLGRDHLETLMASQNVDDWISISEMLLGPVPPAFTFLPKHKANSYR; encoded by the exons ATGGCGGAGGAAACCCTTGCCCCACTCGGCGGGGTTGTGGACACCGGACCTTCCGAGCGAGGCGTGGCACCCATCAAACCCCA GTACCTCACCACAAAGGAGCAGTTCCATACGTTCCTTGAAACCAGAGGGAAAAGCACAGGGGACCAGGCTGTGGGAGAGCCAGACAGTGACAGAGCTGAGACGAGATCATCTGTTTGCTGCGACTCCTCTGAGCCTGGAGCCAAAAGACTCAAGCTTGATGATGGGAAAGTGGAGGGTCTGGAAAGGCAGCCTTCaggagtgggagagggggagCCCCAGCAGAAAAAGAAAGTCCGGGGCCAGAATAAGAGTAGACCCCACATGAAACCAACTCGTTATGATGACAACAGGTTATGCCCATCCCTGGTCCAG CTGAGCATCCAAAACAAGCTGTACCTGGCCCCGCTCACCACG TGTGGCAATCTGCCCTTCCGGAGGATCTGCAAGCAATTTGGAGCTGATGTGACCTGTGGGGAGATGGCTGTGTGCACCAACCTGCTCCAGGGCCAGTCATCGGAATGGGCCCTGCTCAAACGGCACCACACGGAAGACCTCTTTGGTGTCCAG CTGGAGGGAGCCTTTCCTGACACCATGACCAAGTGTGCAGAGCTGCTGAACCGGACCGTGGAGGTAGACTTTGTGGACATCAACGTCGGCTGCCCCATTGACCTTGTGTACAAGAAG GGTGGGGGCTGTGCCTTAATGAATCGCTCCAACAAATTTGAGCAGATTGTTCGAGGGATGAATCAG gtgcTAGATGTGCCTCTGACTGTGAAGATCAGGACAGGGGTGCAGGAGAAGGTTAACTTGGCCCATCGACTTTTACCTGAACTTCGAGAGTGGGGAGTGGCCCTTGCAACG CTCCATGGCCGCTCCCGGGAACAGCGCTACACCAAGGGCGCCGATTGGCAGTACATACAGCACTGTGTAGATGTGGCCAGCCCGATGCCCCTTTTTG GAAATGGAGACATTTTATCTTATGAAGATGCCAATCTCGCCTTGCGGACTGGTGTTTCTGGGATTATGATTGCTCG AGGAGCCCTGATCAAACCGTGGCTCTTCACTGAGATCAAGGAGCAGCGGCACTGGGACATTTCCTCTGGGGAACGATTCAACATCTTACGGGACTTTACCAACTATGGCCTGGAGCACTGGGGCTCTGACACGCAGGGTGTGGAGAAAACCCGCAAGTTCCTGCTAGAGTGGCTGTCCTTTTTGTGCAG GTACATCCCAGTGGGCTTGCTGGAACATCTGCCTCAGAAAATCAATGAGCGACCTCCCTACTACTTGGGGCGGGATCACCTGGAGACCCTGATGGCCAGCCAGAATGTGGACGACTGGATCTCTATCAG TGAGATGCTCCTGGGGCCAGTCCCACCTGCCTTCACCTTCCTGCCCAAGCACAAAGCCAACTCCTACAGGTAG
- the DUS3L gene encoding tRNA-dihydrouridine(47) synthase [NAD(P)(+)]-like isoform X1, with the protein MAEETLAPLGGVVDTGPSERGVAPIKPQYLTTKEQFHTFLETRGKSTGDQAVGEPDSDRAETRSSVCCDSSEPGAKRLKLDDGKVEGLERQPSGVGEGEPQQKKKVRGQNKSRPHMKPTRYDDNRLCPSLVQESAEKCFFGERCRFLHDVDTYLASKPPDLGDKCVLFETFGKCIYGVTCRFARAHLGPQNQNLVKEELVKQWEGQKLTSNGLSKDLQHQLRKKKVQFEHSEKYLKQLSKSGRVGTGKDQTPTSTAGPEAPKGEQLEASIDFPGHMAQNSVSGDAHESLESLESGLPLSETVSGILEQGTTPQRNVVCSSGHLTDEDLIKLRPCEKKRLSIQNKLYLAPLTTCGNLPFRRICKQFGADVTCGEMAVCTNLLQGQSSEWALLKRHHTEDLFGVQLEGAFPDTMTKCAELLNRTVEVDFVDINVGCPIDLVYKKGGGCALMNRSNKFEQIVRGMNQVLDVPLTVKIRTGVQEKVNLAHRLLPELREWGVALATLHGRSREQRYTKGADWQYIQHCVDVASPMPLFGNGDILSYEDANLALRTGVSGIMIARGALIKPWLFTEIKEQRHWDISSGERFNILRDFTNYGLEHWGSDTQGVEKTRKFLLEWLSFLCRYIPVGLLEHLPQKINERPPYYLGRDHLETLMASQNVDDWISISEMLLGPVPPAFTFLPKHKANSYR; encoded by the exons ATGGCGGAGGAAACCCTTGCCCCACTCGGCGGGGTTGTGGACACCGGACCTTCCGAGCGAGGCGTGGCACCCATCAAACCCCA GTACCTCACCACAAAGGAGCAGTTCCATACGTTCCTTGAAACCAGAGGGAAAAGCACAGGGGACCAGGCTGTGGGAGAGCCAGACAGTGACAGAGCTGAGACGAGATCATCTGTTTGCTGCGACTCCTCTGAGCCTGGAGCCAAAAGACTCAAGCTTGATGATGGGAAAGTGGAGGGTCTGGAAAGGCAGCCTTCaggagtgggagagggggagCCCCAGCAGAAAAAGAAAGTCCGGGGCCAGAATAAGAGTAGACCCCACATGAAACCAACTCGTTATGATGACAACAGGTTATGCCCATCCCTGGTCCAG GAGTCAGCTGAAAAATGCTTCTTTGGTGAACGCTGCCGCTTTCTGCACGATGTGGACACTTACTTGGCCTCCAAACCCCCAGACCTTGGGGACAAGTGTGTCCTGTTTGAGACCTTTGGGAAATGCATCTATGGTGTGACGTGCCGTTTTGCCAGGGCCCACCTCGGTCCCCAGAACCAGAATCTGGTGAAGGAGGAGCTGGTGAAACAATGGGAGGGCCAGAAACTCACAAGCAATGGTCTCAGCAAAGACCTACAGCATCAACTTCGAAAGAAGAAAGTCCAGTTTGAGCACTCAGAGAAGTACCTGAAGCAGCTGTCTAAGTCAGGAAGGGTAGGGACTGGGAAAGACCAGACCCCAACTTCTACTGCTGGGCCTGAGGCACCTAAGGGTGAACAATTGGAGGCCTCCATCGACTTTCCGGGACACATGGCCCAGAATTCTGTCAGTGGTGATGCCCATGAGTCTCTGGAAAGTCTTGAATCAGGGTTACCACTGTCAGAAACTGTTTCAGGGATCCTAGAGCAAGGAACCACCCCCCAGAGAAACGTTGTCTGTTCCTCAGGGCACCTGACTGATGAGGACCTTATCAAACTCCGGCCCTGTGAGAAGAAAAGG CTGAGCATCCAAAACAAGCTGTACCTGGCCCCGCTCACCACG TGTGGCAATCTGCCCTTCCGGAGGATCTGCAAGCAATTTGGAGCTGATGTGACCTGTGGGGAGATGGCTGTGTGCACCAACCTGCTCCAGGGCCAGTCATCGGAATGGGCCCTGCTCAAACGGCACCACACGGAAGACCTCTTTGGTGTCCAG CTGGAGGGAGCCTTTCCTGACACCATGACCAAGTGTGCAGAGCTGCTGAACCGGACCGTGGAGGTAGACTTTGTGGACATCAACGTCGGCTGCCCCATTGACCTTGTGTACAAGAAG GGTGGGGGCTGTGCCTTAATGAATCGCTCCAACAAATTTGAGCAGATTGTTCGAGGGATGAATCAG gtgcTAGATGTGCCTCTGACTGTGAAGATCAGGACAGGGGTGCAGGAGAAGGTTAACTTGGCCCATCGACTTTTACCTGAACTTCGAGAGTGGGGAGTGGCCCTTGCAACG CTCCATGGCCGCTCCCGGGAACAGCGCTACACCAAGGGCGCCGATTGGCAGTACATACAGCACTGTGTAGATGTGGCCAGCCCGATGCCCCTTTTTG GAAATGGAGACATTTTATCTTATGAAGATGCCAATCTCGCCTTGCGGACTGGTGTTTCTGGGATTATGATTGCTCG AGGAGCCCTGATCAAACCGTGGCTCTTCACTGAGATCAAGGAGCAGCGGCACTGGGACATTTCCTCTGGGGAACGATTCAACATCTTACGGGACTTTACCAACTATGGCCTGGAGCACTGGGGCTCTGACACGCAGGGTGTGGAGAAAACCCGCAAGTTCCTGCTAGAGTGGCTGTCCTTTTTGTGCAG GTACATCCCAGTGGGCTTGCTGGAACATCTGCCTCAGAAAATCAATGAGCGACCTCCCTACTACTTGGGGCGGGATCACCTGGAGACCCTGATGGCCAGCCAGAATGTGGACGACTGGATCTCTATCAG TGAGATGCTCCTGGGGCCAGTCCCACCTGCCTTCACCTTCCTGCCCAAGCACAAAGCCAACTCCTACAGGTAG